The following proteins come from a genomic window of Nitrospirota bacterium:
- a CDS encoding prepilin-type N-terminal cleavage/methylation domain-containing protein, producing MTYKGITLVETMVVVSIIAILVIAFGFSYEGWMGKYRIESQIKEVYSDLMEARTRAMTRNMLHFAVINTDNYAIYEDTNNSYGNSPDAEDQSIWSKPKTLIYNYQFKMISSGTLPRTLTFDTRGLISNATAAISFRIDNSLDPDFDCLIIDEARIRMGKTNTTGTACDEK from the coding sequence ATGACATACAAAGGTATAACATTAGTCGAAACTATGGTTGTTGTGAGTATTATTGCTATACTCGTGATAGCCTTTGGTTTCTCGTATGAAGGATGGATGGGAAAATACAGAATTGAGAGTCAAATCAAGGAGGTATATTCAGACCTGATGGAGGCGAGGACAAGGGCTATGACAAGAAACATGCTTCACTTTGCAGTGATTAATACAGACAATTACGCTATTTATGAGGATACAAATAATAGTTATGGAAATTCACCTGATGCAGAAGATCAGTCAATATGGTCAAAACCGAAAACACTAATATATAACTATCAGTTCAAAATGATAAGTTCCGGCACTTTGCCTCGAACATTAACTTTTGATACACGAGGGCTTATTTCAAATGCAACAGCAGCCATCAGCTTCCGTATAGACAATTCATTAGACCCTGACTTTGACTGCCTGATAATAGATGAGGCAAGAATAAGGATGGGTAAAACAAATACAACAGGAACTGCTTGTGATGAAAAATAA